In Candidatus Marinimicrobia bacterium CG08_land_8_20_14_0_20_45_22, the genomic window GAATCAAGGGAGACATTAAAACCAACGTGGGAATTTTACCCATTCTCAAGGGAATTCATCATCTCCGGATCGAATATCCCGGTCAGGAAAACCAGATGAAAAACGAAAAAAACAGTTCATCTCCATCGCGGAAAACCTGATATATGCCAAGCATCAAGATCATCAACGAATTTCCACCTCTCTTTTTGTTGCAACCCGCGTTCGAACGCATGGCTTATCACATTGCCTGCAAAGAACAAATCGCCATTAAATGCGTCAGCGTCATCGTTACAGACGATGCCAAATTAAATGAATTGAAAAAGCAATATTTCGGCGAAGACCTAATCACCGATACAATCAGTTTTAACTATAACGAACCGGGCGAACCCATCGAGGGAGAAATTTATCTCAGCATCGATCGGATTCGGGAAAATGCCCAAAAGATCAAATGCGATTTTGAAAAAGAACTCGCTAATGTGTTCATTCATAGCCTGCTTCACCTTCTTGGCTATAATGATGACACGGTGCGAAACTCTAAACAGATGTTCGCTCTCCAGAACTTTTATCTTCACCAAATGAATACGACACGGCTTTACCGTAATCGTTCTAAACCCACTTCTAAAAATAATGACT contains:
- the ybeY gene encoding rRNA maturation RNase YbeY, which codes for MPSIKIINEFPPLFLLQPAFERMAYHIACKEQIAIKCVSVIVTDDAKLNELKKQYFGEDLITDTISFNYNEPGEPIEGEIYLSIDRIRENAQKIKCDFEKELANVFIHSLLHLLGYNDDTVRNSKQMFALQNFYLHQMNTTRLYRNRSKPTSKNND